A stretch of Tigriopus californicus strain San Diego chromosome 11, Tcal_SD_v2.1, whole genome shotgun sequence DNA encodes these proteins:
- the LOC131890461 gene encoding acetylcholine receptor subunit alpha-like 1, with protein sequence MKFLVVIASLAVVLTLQEVRGRTEVELLESILSPDNLVKTKPPALALNGTTDVEFGIHPIWLELTPNGVIRGKSWYRYQWVDERLAWTLDESNGMFQALRVNPINLWVPDVFPYSRFDSHKAMFAFHTDGAGSNALIYPSGRVLFVPEAGQEFICSDVDLDSIWGEHECLLKFGSWTYNGHLLNIIPYGGKTELELGDYEKSSPLLIKKSSVKREVKYYSCCGDEPYPALVISLTVQRKFIIQDNGMIIHNPQLKSQGVQCD encoded by the exons ATGAAGTTTCTCGTGGTGATTGCGTCCTTGGCGGTTGTCTTAACTCTGCAAGAAGTGAGGGGCAGAACTGAGGTCGAGCTCTTGGAGAGCATTCTTTCCCCTGACAATTTGGTCAAGACAAAACCACCCGCATTAGCCCTGAATGGCACGACTGACGTTGAATTCGGGATCCACCCAATTTGGCTGGAACTGACGCCCAACGGCGTGATCAGAGGCAAGTCGTGGTACCGATATCAATGGGTGGACGAGCGGCTGGCTTGGACCCTGGATGAATCCAATGGTATGTTCCAAGCCTTGAGAGTGAACCCAATCAACCTCTGGGTACCAGATGTTTTCCCTTACAGCAG GTTTGACTCTCACAAGGCCATGTTTGCCTTCCATACTGatggagcaggttccaacgCTTTGATTTATCCGAGTGGTAGAGTGCTTTTTGTACCCGAAGCTGGACAGGAGTTCATTTGCTCGGATGTGGATTTGGATAGCATTTGGGGCGAACATGAGTGTCTTCTCAAATTCGGCTCGTGGACATACAATGGTCATTTGTTGAACATCATTCCCTATGGGGGTAAAACCGAGCTTGAATTGGGTGACTATGAAAAATCAAGTCCTCTTTTG ATTAAGAAGAGCTCTGTCAAGCGGGAGGTTAAATATTATTCGTGCTGTGGCGATGAGCCCTACCCTGCACTCGTGATTTCTCTGACTGTTCAGAGAAAATTCATCATTCAGGACAATGGAATGATCATTCACAACCCTCAACTCAAGAGTCAAGGCGTTCAATGCGATTGA
- the LOC131890151 gene encoding uncharacterized protein LOC131890151: protein MPFIVVLLTLLGLSLAAPQGDEDPQPMVVPVYAPEIQTKIIELYEVLKAELEEGDDITNVIEPMEPQINEISRKKRSAEASPFFFGRLFGFGRRRYGGYGHRRSYGHRRSYGHGYNRGYRRSYGRRYYH, encoded by the exons ATGCCATTC ATCGTGGTGCTCTTGACTTTGTTGGGCTTGAGCTTGGCCGCTCCCCAAGGTGATGAGGACCCTCAGCCTATGGTGGTCCCGGTCTATGCTCCTGAGATTCAAACCAAGATCATCGAGTTGTACGAGGTGTTGAAGGCCGAATTGGAGGAAGGAGACGATATCACAAATGTTATTGAACCCATGGAGCCTCAAATCAACGAAATCTCGCGGAAAAAGCGAAGTGCCGAAGCCAGTCCTTTCTTCTTCGGTCGtctctttggctttggtcGACGACGTTATGGAGGTTACGGACATCGGCGCAGCTACGGACATCGACGCAGTTATGGACATGGTTACAACCGAGGATACCGACGAAGCTATGGAAGACGTTACTATCATTAA